The Acropora muricata isolate sample 2 chromosome 5, ASM3666990v1, whole genome shotgun sequence genome includes a window with the following:
- the LOC136917166 gene encoding tetratricopeptide repeat protein 28-like — protein MGDKAGKEKASNNCGTAFHSRGELGKAIECHEKELKIARKIGDRAREGNAYGYLGNASRLLGNFRRAIEYHEKNLRLAIEMGDRAREGESYGNLGCAYDSMGDFPKAIEYHKKYLKIAIEIGDLDGKGRASGGLGNAYDSPGDFRKAIEYHENALKIAKKIDDQEGEGVAYGNLGNAFFSLGDFRKAIECHEKHLKIAMEIGLLGGEGTAYGNIGNAYHALADFQKAIEYHRRALETAIEIADREGEGLAYGNLGNAWNSLGDFLKALDYHEKHLQIAIEIGLRAGEGTAYGNLGYTYRSLGNFQKAIEYHEKDLKIAKEVSDRAGEGSAYGNLGYAYRSLGDFRKAIEYHEKHLKIAKGIGDRAGEGTAYGNLGNACQSLGNYQKAIKYHEKHFKFAIEIGDRAGEGRAYGNLGNAYRSLGNYRKAIENHEKHLKIAIEIGDRAGEGRAYGSLGNAYQSLGNYQKAIEYHEKHFKFAIEIGDRAGEGRAYGNLGNAYRSLGDYRKAIENHEKLLKIAVEIGDRSGEGRAYGNLGNAYQSLGDYRRAIKYHEKHLKIAIEIGDRAGKGRGYGYLGNAYLSLGGYREAIEYHEKGLKIAVEIGDRAGEGRVCGNLGNANQSLGDYQKAIQYHEKHLKIAIEIGDRAGEGRAYGNRGNAYQSLGDYQKAIEYHEKHLKIAIGIGDRAGEGNAYGNLGYAYDSEGDHRKAIEYHEKHLKIAIEIGDRAGEGRAYGNLGIAYDLLGEYRKAIEYHEKDLKLAKKIDDRAGEGAAYGNLGNAYQSLCDYRKAIEYHEKRLKLGEEIGDRAGEGRAYGNLGNAYQSLGDYQKAIEYHKKHLKIAKTIGDRTGEGRAYGSLGNAYNSVGDHPKAIEYHEKHLKIAKKNR, from the coding sequence ATGGGTGACAaggcaggaaaagaaaaagcctctAACAATTGCGGTACAGCTTTCCACTCACGGGGTGAATtaggaaaagccattgagtgtcatgaaaaagaattgaaaattgcaagaaaaatcggtgatcgggccagagagGGTAACGCTTATGGATATCTCGGTAACGCGTCCCGCTTACTGGGTAACTTCCGAagagccattgaatatcatgaaaagaatttgagacttgcaatagaaatgggtgatcgggccagagaaggagaatcctatggaaatctcggttgcgcttacgactcaatgggtgacttccccaaagccattgagtatcataaaaaatatctgaaaattgcaatagaaatcggtgacctCGACGGAAAAGGACGGGCCAGTGGAggcctcggtaatgcctacgactcaccaggtgatttccgaaaagccattgagtatcacgaaaatgctttaaaaattgcaaaaaaaattgatgatcaagaaggagaaggagtagcctatggaaatctcggtaatgctttcttttcattaggtgacttccgaaaagccattgagtgtcatgaaaaacatttgaaaattgcaatggaaatcggtcTTTtaggcggagaaggaacggcctatggaaatatcggtaatgcttaccacgcactggctgactttcagaaagccattgagtatcaccgAAGAGCCCTTgaaactgcaatagaaatcgctgatcgagaaggagaaggattggcctatggaaatctcggcaatgcttggaattcattgggtgacttcctaAAAGCccttgattatcatgaaaaacatttgcaaattgcaatagaaatcggtctTCGAGCCGGggaaggaacggcctatggaaacCTTGGTTATACCTACCGCTCACTGGGtaacttccaaaaagccattgaatatcatgaaaaagatttgaaaattgcaaaagaagtaagtgatcgggcgggagaaggatcagcctatggaaatctcggttatgCTTAccgttcactgggtgacttccgaaaagctattgagtatcatgaaaaacatttaaaaattgcaaaaggaatcggtgatcgggccggagaaggaacagcttatggaaatctcggtaatgcctgcCAGTCACTGGGTAACTACCAAAAAGCCAtcaagtatcatgaaaaacatttcaaatttgcaatagaaatcggtgatcgggccggagaaggaagagcctatggaaatctcggtaatgcttaccggtctctgggtaactatcgaaaagccatcgaaaatcatgaaaaacatttgaaaattgcaatagaaatcggtgatcgggccggagagggaagagcctatggaagtctcggtaatgcctaccagtcactgggtaactaccaaaaagccattgagtatcatgaaaaacatttcaaatttgcaatagaaatcggtgatcgggccggagaaggaagagcctatggaaatcttggtaatgcttaccggtctctgggtgactatcgaaaagccatcgaaaatcatgaaaaacttttgaaaattgcagtagaaatcggtgatcggtccggagagggaagagcctatggaaatctcggtaatgcttaccagtcactgggtgactatcgaagagctattaaatatcatgaaaaacatttgaaaattgcaatagaaatcggtgatcgggccggaaaAGGAAGGGGCTATGgatatctcggtaatgcttacctaTCTCTGGGTGGCTATCGAGAAGctatcgagtatcatgaaaaaggtttgaaaattgcagtagaaatcggtgatcgggccggagaaggacgagtctgtggaaatctcggtaatgctaaccagtcactgggtgattatcaaaaagctattcagtatcatgaaaaacatttgaaaattgctatagaaatcggtgatcgggccggagaaggaagagcctatggaaatcgcggtaatgcttaccagtcactgggtgactatcaaaaagccattgagtatcatgaaaaacatttgaaaattgcaataggaatcggtgatcgggccggagaaggaaatgcctatggaaatctcggttatgCTTACGATTCAGAGGGTGACCATCGaaaagcgattgagtatcacgaaaaacatttaaaaattgcaatagaaatcggtgatcgggccggagaaggaagagcctatggaaatcttggtattgcttacgaTTTACTGGGGGagtatcgaaaagccattgagtatcatgaaaaagatttgaaacttgcaaaaaaaatcgatgatcgggccggagagggagcagcctatggaaatcttggtaatgcttaccagtcactgtgtgactatcgtaaagccatcgagtatcatgaaaaacgattaaaacttggagaagaaatcggtgatcgggccggagaaggaagagcctatggaaatctcggtaatgcttaccagtcactaggtgactatcaaaaagccattgagtatcataaaaaacatttgaaaattgcaaaaacaatCGGGGATCggaccggagaaggaagagcctatggaagtctcggcaATGCTTACAATTCAGTAGGTGACCATCCAAAAGcgattgagtaccatgaaaaacatttgaaaattgccaaaaaaaatcggtga